One genomic region from Proteus vulgaris encodes:
- a CDS encoding tyrosine-type recombinase/integrase: MQQAKFKLTSNKGIRYLDDNEFKKFLSWLPSSVYTNVVKNVFRLTLWTGCRTGEVCAMAWDDVDLEKGTIHLKETKTGIERYVQLPHQAITYLKSMRMNSDKYLFPSQVTKLPIQQKYLTECAWRLRKEDKMLDIPDWSPHDLRRTVRMIYIVMRVNVRCGCRSGRIIW; the protein is encoded by the coding sequence TTGCAGCAAGCTAAGTTTAAGCTAACCAGTAATAAAGGTATTCGCTATTTAGACGATAACGAATTCAAGAAATTTCTATCATGGTTGCCTAGTTCTGTTTACACAAATGTTGTGAAAAATGTTTTTCGTCTGACGCTTTGGACGGGTTGCCGAACAGGTGAAGTGTGCGCAATGGCTTGGGATGATGTGGATCTTGAAAAAGGCACTATTCATTTGAAAGAAACTAAGACAGGAATTGAACGCTACGTACAATTGCCTCATCAAGCAATCACCTACTTGAAATCAATGCGCATGAACTCCGATAAATACCTTTTTCCATCTCAAGTAACCAAGTTACCCATTCAGCAAAAGTATCTAACAGAATGTGCATGGCGTTTACGTAAAGAAGACAAAATGTTAGATATCCCTGATTGGTCACCTCATGATTTACGTCGAACAGTACGTATGATTTATATCGTTATGAGAGTGAATGTAAGGTGTGGTTGCAGAAGTGGGCGGATCATATGGTGA
- the mutS gene encoding DNA mismatch repair protein MutS yields MTDIQHLDSHTPMMQQYLKIKAEHPEILLFYRMGDFYELFFDDAKKASRLLDISLTKRGQSAGQPIPMAGVPHHAVENYLAKLVQLGESVAICEQIGDPATSKGPVERKVIRIVTPGTVTDEALLEERQDNLLAAIWQDKNGAFGYATLDITSGRFRVTEMPDSESMIAELQRTHPAELLYPETFESMALIERQQGLRRRPIWEFEPETARQQLNLQFGTRDLTGFGVENAQLALCAAGCLLQYVKDTQRTALPHIRSITMERPQDSIILDAATRRNLELTQNLAGGTDNTLASVLDLCVTPMGSRMLKRWIHSPLRQREQLIKRQDAISALQPLYFELQPFLRQVGDLERVLARLALRSARPRDLSRMRHAFQQYHDIHQVLEQADMPYIKELQKRISQFDELCELLEHAIVETPPVLVRDGGVIASGYNAELDEWRALADGASDYLDKLEIREREKWGIDTLKVGFNGVHGYYIQVSRGQSNLVPMHYVRRQTLKNAERYIIPELKEYEDKVLTSKGKALAIEKMLYEEIFEKLLPHLTALQISAEALAETDVLSNLAERAESLNYTRPELSEKTGIQITGGRHPVVEQVLSEPFISNPLQLAPQRRLLIITGPNMGGKSTYMRQAALITLLAYIGSFVPAEKALIGPVDRIFTRVGASDDLASGRSTFMVEMTETANILHNATENSLVLMDEIGRGTSTYDGLSLAWACAENLANRIKAMTLFATHYFELTTLPEKLEGTANIHLDAVEHGDTIAFMHSVQEGAASKSYGLAVASLAGVPKEVIRRAKQKLKELEMLSGHTGSGHVETSQLMLLTEAEPSAIELALDKIDPDALTPRQALEQLYRLKEMAK; encoded by the coding sequence ATGACTGACATTCAACACTTAGACTCCCACACACCAATGATGCAGCAGTATCTTAAAATTAAAGCAGAGCATCCTGAAATCTTACTGTTCTATCGTATGGGTGACTTTTATGAACTGTTTTTTGATGATGCTAAAAAAGCCTCTCGCTTATTAGATATTTCATTAACAAAACGAGGTCAGTCCGCAGGCCAGCCTATTCCTATGGCAGGCGTTCCGCATCATGCTGTTGAAAACTATCTCGCTAAATTAGTTCAACTAGGAGAATCTGTCGCTATTTGTGAACAAATTGGCGATCCTGCAACCAGTAAAGGCCCAGTTGAGCGCAAAGTTATTCGTATTGTAACGCCGGGTACTGTCACTGATGAAGCCTTACTTGAAGAGCGCCAAGACAACCTTTTAGCCGCTATTTGGCAAGATAAGAATGGCGCATTTGGTTATGCAACGTTAGATATCACATCAGGGCGTTTTCGTGTTACTGAAATGCCAGATAGTGAAAGCATGATTGCCGAATTGCAACGTACTCATCCAGCTGAATTACTCTATCCAGAAACTTTTGAGTCGATGGCACTGATTGAGCGCCAGCAAGGCTTGCGCCGTCGCCCTATTTGGGAATTTGAACCAGAAACAGCAAGACAACAACTGAATCTGCAATTTGGTACTCGTGATTTAACAGGCTTTGGTGTTGAAAATGCACAGTTGGCACTCTGTGCTGCTGGGTGCTTATTACAATATGTGAAAGATACACAACGCACTGCATTGCCCCATATTCGTAGCATCACTATGGAACGCCCTCAAGATTCAATTATTTTAGACGCGGCAACTCGTCGTAATCTCGAATTAACTCAAAATCTTGCAGGTGGAACGGATAACACACTCGCATCCGTACTTGACCTTTGTGTTACCCCTATGGGAAGCCGCATGCTGAAACGTTGGATACACTCGCCTTTGCGCCAACGTGAACAACTTATCAAACGTCAAGATGCTATTAGTGCATTACAGCCTCTCTATTTTGAACTGCAACCTTTTTTACGACAAGTTGGTGATCTAGAGCGAGTCTTAGCACGTTTAGCTCTACGCTCCGCACGTCCTCGTGATCTTTCTCGTATGCGCCATGCTTTCCAGCAATATCACGATATTCATCAAGTGCTTGAACAAGCTGATATGCCTTATATTAAAGAATTACAAAAGCGTATTAGCCAGTTCGATGAATTATGTGAATTACTCGAACACGCCATTGTTGAAACACCACCTGTATTAGTACGTGACGGTGGTGTTATTGCCTCTGGCTATAATGCCGAGTTAGATGAATGGCGTGCATTAGCCGATGGTGCAAGTGATTACCTTGATAAACTTGAAATCCGTGAACGAGAAAAATGGGGTATTGATACTCTAAAAGTTGGCTTTAATGGTGTACATGGCTATTACATCCAAGTCAGTCGCGGGCAAAGCAATTTAGTGCCTATGCACTATGTTCGTCGTCAAACGTTGAAAAATGCTGAACGTTATATCATTCCCGAATTAAAAGAGTATGAAGACAAGGTATTAACTTCTAAAGGTAAGGCATTAGCTATCGAAAAAATGCTTTATGAAGAGATTTTTGAAAAGCTATTACCTCACCTTACAGCATTACAAATTAGTGCAGAGGCTTTAGCTGAAACAGATGTTCTTTCTAACCTTGCTGAGCGAGCTGAATCATTAAATTATACTCGCCCAGAATTGAGTGAAAAAACAGGCATTCAAATCACTGGTGGACGTCACCCTGTTGTTGAACAAGTCCTTAGCGAACCGTTTATTTCGAATCCATTACAATTAGCACCTCAACGTCGTTTATTGATCATTACAGGCCCTAATATGGGCGGTAAAAGTACTTATATGCGCCAAGCAGCATTAATTACTTTACTTGCTTATATTGGTAGCTTTGTACCTGCTGAAAAAGCCTTAATTGGTCCAGTCGATCGAATCTTTACGCGTGTCGGTGCTTCTGATGATCTTGCTTCTGGACGTTCTACTTTTATGGTTGAAATGACAGAAACCGCCAATATTTTGCACAATGCGACAGAAAACAGCTTAGTCTTAATGGATGAAATTGGTCGGGGTACATCCACTTATGACGGATTATCTCTGGCTTGGGCTTGTGCTGAAAACTTAGCAAATCGCATTAAAGCGATGACTCTCTTTGCAACCCACTATTTTGAATTAACGACACTACCTGAAAAACTTGAAGGTACTGCAAACATTCACTTAGATGCTGTTGAACATGGCGATACTATTGCCTTTATGCACAGCGTCCAAGAAGGTGCTGCAAGTAAAAGCTATGGTTTAGCCGTTGCATCATTAGCGGGTGTACCAAAAGAGGTGATCCGTCGCGCTAAGCAGAAATTAAAAGAGCTTGAAATGCTATCAGGTCATACTGGCTCTGGTCATGTTGAAACGTCACAGCTGATGTTATTAACAGAAGCTGAGCCTTCTGCCATTGAATTAGCATTAGATAAAATCGATCCTGATGCGTTAACACCTCGACAAGCATTAGAACAACTCTATCGTTTAAAAGAGATGGCAAAATAA
- the rpoS gene encoding RNA polymerase sigma factor RpoS, producing MSQSTLRVDELYTDEIEENMEEFDEVAAKEAENESDAQDEIELIEGVNQRALDATQLYLGEIGYSPLLTAEEEVFFARRALRGDIPSRQRMIESNLRLVVKISRRYTNRGLALLDLIEEGNLGLIRAVEKFDPEKGFRFSTYATWWIRQTIERAIMNQTRTIRLPIHIVKELNVYLRTARELAHKLDHEPSVEEIAQTLDKPVEDVSKMLRLNERITSVDTPIGGDSDKALLDIISDENEEGPEATIQNNNLKENIIKWLFELNPKQREVLARRFGLLGYEAETLEDVGREIGLTRERVRQIQVEGLRRLKDILQSQGLCIEALFKA from the coding sequence ATGAGCCAAAGTACGCTAAGAGTAGACGAGTTATATACAGATGAAATTGAAGAGAACATGGAAGAGTTCGATGAAGTTGCTGCAAAAGAGGCAGAAAATGAGTCTGATGCTCAAGACGAAATTGAACTTATTGAAGGAGTCAACCAGCGTGCGCTCGATGCAACTCAGCTTTATTTAGGAGAAATTGGTTATTCTCCGTTGCTGACCGCGGAAGAAGAAGTTTTCTTTGCCCGTAGAGCGTTGCGAGGCGATATTCCTTCAAGACAACGAATGATAGAAAGTAACCTACGTTTAGTTGTTAAGATCTCTCGTCGTTATACAAACCGAGGTCTTGCCCTGCTTGATTTGATTGAAGAAGGGAACTTAGGACTTATTCGTGCTGTTGAAAAATTCGATCCTGAAAAAGGCTTCCGTTTTTCAACTTATGCGACATGGTGGATACGTCAAACTATTGAACGTGCCATTATGAACCAGACTCGTACTATCCGCCTTCCCATTCATATCGTTAAAGAGCTGAATGTTTATTTAAGAACAGCAAGAGAATTAGCACATAAACTCGATCATGAGCCTAGTGTTGAAGAGATTGCACAAACACTTGATAAACCAGTTGAAGATGTGAGTAAGATGCTGCGTTTAAACGAACGTATTACTTCTGTTGATACCCCAATTGGTGGTGATTCAGATAAAGCCTTACTCGATATTATCTCTGACGAAAATGAAGAAGGGCCGGAAGCAACAATTCAAAATAATAACCTCAAGGAAAATATCATAAAGTGGTTATTTGAATTGAATCCTAAGCAACGTGAAGTATTAGCACGTCGTTTTGGATTATTAGGCTATGAAGCAGAAACTTTAGAAGATGTTGGTAGAGAAATTGGTCTAACAAGAGAAAGAGTTCGTCAAATTCAAGTTGAAGGACTACGCCGCTTAAAAGACATTCTACAAAGTCAGGGATTATGTATTGAAGCACTTTTCAAAGCATAG
- the nlpD gene encoding murein hydrolase activator NlpD, whose product MNSESPIKHVRWAIMCSVIGFALTGCADTPYRPAPITSVNDSSSNNTVSTAPVMTNSNATPIERTTPLQSSPPPSIKVNSASSNGGVVQSQSQPRPQTSVAAQNVSTDGTGRIVYNRNYESIPKGNYNGNTYTVKRGDTMFYIAWITDSDVKELASMNNIPEPYSLNVGQVLNIGNRQVNTGTNTNVNTSVINQSSNAGVQTAHTKPTNNGAMGPLITKPATTQPKTTTPPPTTNTTTAATPAPTAVSGKWIWPAQGNIIESYSSAPGGNKGIDIGGTKGSPIVATAAGKVVYAGSALRGYGNLVIIKHNDEYLSAYAHNDTILVREQQNVNTGQQIATMGSSGTSSVRLHFEIRYKEKSLNPMSYLPKK is encoded by the coding sequence ATGAATTCAGAAAGCCCAATTAAGCATGTCCGCTGGGCAATCATGTGTTCGGTAATTGGATTTGCATTAACAGGCTGTGCAGATACACCTTATCGTCCTGCACCAATTACCTCTGTAAATGATAGCTCTTCAAATAATACGGTATCAACCGCACCTGTAATGACTAACAGTAATGCGACGCCTATTGAAAGAACTACCCCCTTACAATCGTCACCTCCTCCTTCAATTAAGGTGAACTCCGCTTCGTCTAATGGAGGCGTGGTTCAATCGCAAAGCCAGCCTCGTCCTCAAACATCGGTTGCAGCTCAAAATGTAAGTACTGATGGCACTGGACGCATTGTGTATAACCGTAACTACGAGAGTATTCCTAAAGGAAACTACAACGGTAATACATACACCGTAAAACGTGGTGATACCATGTTTTATATCGCTTGGATAACAGATAGTGATGTAAAAGAACTGGCGTCAATGAATAACATCCCAGAGCCTTATAGCTTAAACGTAGGGCAAGTGTTGAATATTGGTAACCGTCAGGTCAATACGGGAACAAATACCAATGTCAACACATCGGTTATTAATCAATCAAGTAATGCTGGTGTTCAAACGGCGCATACCAAACCAACAAACAATGGTGCAATGGGACCATTAATTACTAAACCAGCAACAACACAACCGAAGACAACGACTCCGCCACCAACAACAAATACCACAACTGCGGCAACACCTGCACCTACGGCGGTTTCTGGTAAGTGGATTTGGCCTGCACAAGGCAACATTATCGAAAGCTATTCAAGTGCGCCGGGTGGTAATAAAGGTATCGATATCGGTGGTACAAAAGGTTCACCAATTGTTGCAACTGCAGCGGGTAAAGTGGTTTATGCAGGTAGTGCATTACGTGGCTATGGTAACCTCGTTATCATCAAGCATAATGACGAATACCTCAGCGCATATGCACATAACGACACCATTTTGGTACGCGAACAGCAAAATGTGAATACAGGTCAGCAAATTGCCACAATGGGTAGCTCTGGAACCAGTTCTGTCCGACTACACTTTGAGATCCGTTATAAAGAAAAATCACTCAACCCAATGAGTTATTTACCTAAGAAATAG
- a CDS encoding protein-L-isoaspartate(D-aspartate) O-methyltransferase: MLSRSMKDLLTMLKQHGIKDESLLEAMSKVPRELFIDEALSHKAYENTALPIGNGQTISQPYIVAKMTTLLELQSTDSVLEIGTGSGYQTAVLANLVHHVSSVERIKILQWQAKRRFKHLDLHNISTRHGDGWEGWSSKAPFNAIIVTACATEVPQQLLMQLADGGRMIIPVGEQQQILKFIRRLGNDFHYQSIETVRFVPLIAGELA, from the coding sequence ATGTTAAGTCGGTCAATGAAAGACTTACTGACAATGTTAAAACAACATGGCATCAAGGATGAGAGCCTGTTGGAAGCAATGAGTAAAGTACCTAGAGAGCTTTTTATTGATGAAGCGCTTTCTCATAAGGCTTACGAAAATACGGCTTTGCCTATTGGCAATGGGCAAACTATTTCACAGCCTTATATTGTCGCCAAAATGACAACATTACTGGAATTACAAAGTACAGATTCTGTATTAGAAATTGGTACAGGTTCGGGATATCAAACTGCCGTATTAGCAAATTTAGTCCATCATGTTAGTTCTGTTGAGCGTATAAAGATATTGCAATGGCAAGCTAAACGACGTTTTAAACATCTTGATTTACATAATATCTCGACACGTCATGGTGATGGATGGGAAGGTTGGTCATCAAAAGCCCCTTTTAATGCCATAATAGTGACAGCATGTGCAACAGAAGTACCACAACAGTTATTGATGCAGTTAGCCGATGGTGGCAGGATGATAATACCTGTCGGTGAACAACAACAAATACTGAAGTTTATCCGACGTTTAGGTAATGATTTTCACTACCAATCTATAGAAACAGTTAGATTTGTTCCTTTAATTGCAGGCGAGTTAGCATAA
- the surE gene encoding 5'/3'-nucleotidase SurE, translating to MLKILVSNDDGVMAKGIQTLAKALRQRYDVQIVAPDRNRSAASNSLTIDRPLRKQELENGDIAIVEGTPTDCVYLGVNHLVRPRPDIVVSGINHGPNLGDDVIYSGTVAAATEGRFLGLPAIAVSLDGETHFETAAQVTCEVLAMLQQVPLRAGNILNINVPDIPLDEVKGFRITRCGSRHASQHVYTHTDPRGNSLYWIGPPGEKNDVGPDTDFAAVDEGYVSITPLHVDLTAYKALDLLQNWLNKAEVKKTC from the coding sequence ATGCTGAAAATATTGGTGAGTAATGATGATGGTGTGATGGCAAAGGGGATACAGACCCTCGCTAAAGCGTTACGCCAGCGTTATGATGTACAAATTGTTGCACCTGATCGTAATCGTAGTGCTGCATCTAACTCTTTAACAATCGACAGACCTCTACGCAAGCAAGAGCTTGAAAATGGGGATATTGCAATTGTTGAGGGGACACCAACAGATTGTGTTTATCTTGGTGTAAATCACTTAGTGCGCCCTCGTCCTGATATTGTGGTTTCTGGTATTAATCATGGTCCTAATTTGGGTGATGATGTTATTTATTCAGGTACAGTTGCTGCGGCAACAGAAGGGCGTTTTTTAGGTTTGCCTGCCATTGCTGTTTCACTTGATGGTGAAACGCACTTTGAGACAGCTGCTCAAGTAACTTGTGAAGTCTTGGCAATGTTACAACAAGTACCTTTAAGAGCGGGCAATATTCTAAATATTAACGTACCTGATATTCCTCTTGATGAAGTAAAAGGTTTCCGTATTACACGCTGTGGTAGTCGTCATGCATCACAACATGTTTATACACATACTGATCCTAGAGGGAATAGTCTTTATTGGATTGGGCCTCCAGGCGAAAAAAATGATGTAGGTCCTGATACAGATTTTGCTGCTGTTGATGAAGGTTATGTTTCGATAACCCCATTACATGTTGATTTAACAGCCTATAAAGCACTTGATTTACTACAAAATTGGTTAAATAAAGCAGAGGTCAAAAAAACATGTTAA
- the truD gene encoding tRNA pseudouridine(13) synthase TruD, whose translation MSDLPELHWLHGKPQATGLLKSIPEDFIVCEDLGFTLDGEGEHVMVKIRKTGCNTAFVAEKLAKFVGIHPRDASYAGLKDRNAVTEQWFCLRMPGKEMPDFSQLALEGCEILETTRQQRKLRIGTLKGNHFTLVLREISDRDFVDARLAQIKAKGIPNYFGAQRFGRNGDNLRQAMRWATDEIRVKERGKRSFYLSAARSAMFNHIVSKRLECDLYSKVMLGDAMQLHGRGSWFVVDEAELAQTQTRYEEHDVHITAPLPGKGDLGTQSQALDFETENLAEYEAFWSLARQERVDNTRRAINVLPENMSWNWVDDTTVSLSFFLPAGSFATSVVRELILLGNDDAENIGE comes from the coding sequence ATGAGTGATTTACCCGAACTCCATTGGTTACATGGAAAACCACAAGCAACAGGTTTATTAAAGTCAATCCCTGAAGATTTTATTGTCTGTGAAGATCTTGGCTTCACCCTTGATGGGGAAGGCGAGCATGTCATGGTGAAAATCAGAAAAACAGGTTGTAATACGGCTTTTGTTGCTGAAAAATTAGCAAAATTTGTTGGGATCCATCCTCGTGATGCCAGTTACGCTGGTCTAAAAGACAGAAATGCAGTGACTGAACAATGGTTTTGTCTGCGTATGCCGGGTAAAGAGATGCCTGATTTCAGCCAGCTCGCTTTAGAAGGTTGTGAAATTCTAGAAACGACTCGTCAACAACGTAAATTACGTATAGGAACACTAAAAGGTAATCACTTTACATTGGTGTTACGAGAGATTTCTGATCGTGATTTTGTTGATGCTCGTTTGGCGCAAATAAAAGCAAAAGGTATCCCCAACTATTTTGGTGCTCAACGATTTGGTCGTAATGGTGATAATTTACGACAAGCCATGCGTTGGGCAACAGACGAAATCCGCGTAAAAGAACGAGGAAAGCGTAGCTTTTACCTCTCCGCAGCCCGTAGTGCGATGTTTAATCATATTGTCAGCAAAAGATTGGAATGTGATTTATATTCAAAAGTGATGCTCGGTGATGCAATGCAACTTCATGGGCGAGGTAGCTGGTTTGTTGTTGATGAAGCAGAACTAGCTCAAACACAAACTCGTTATGAAGAGCACGATGTTCATATTACTGCGCCTTTACCGGGTAAAGGTGATTTAGGTACCCAATCACAAGCATTAGATTTTGAAACTGAAAATCTGGCAGAATATGAAGCCTTCTGGTCGCTAGCTCGACAAGAACGTGTTGATAATACAAGACGTGCTATCAATGTATTACCAGAAAATATGTCATGGAATTGGGTAGACGATACCACTGTTTCTCTGTCATTCTTTTTACCCGCAGGAAGCTTTGCAACTAGCGTTGTACGTGAATTAATTTTATTAGGGAATGATGATGCTGAAAATATTGGTGAGTAA
- the ispF gene encoding 2-C-methyl-D-erythritol 2,4-cyclodiphosphate synthase has translation MRIGHGYDVHKFGGEGPIIIGGVRVPYEQGLLAHSDGDVVLHAVTDAILGAVAMGDIGTLFPDTDPAYKGADSRVLLREAFSRVRAKGYRIGNLDVTIIAQAPKMLPHTPQMRVNIAEDLHCHVDDINVKATTTEKLGFVGRKEGIACEAVVLLMKESLPE, from the coding sequence ATGAGAATTGGACACGGTTACGACGTACATAAATTTGGCGGTGAAGGCCCTATTATTATTGGCGGTGTCAGAGTTCCTTATGAACAAGGGCTGTTAGCTCACTCTGATGGCGATGTCGTATTACATGCAGTGACAGATGCTATTTTAGGTGCAGTGGCAATGGGTGACATTGGCACATTGTTTCCTGATACCGACCCTGCATACAAAGGTGCAGATAGCCGTGTACTCCTTCGTGAAGCCTTCTCCCGCGTAAGAGCAAAAGGTTACCGAATTGGTAATTTAGATGTCACGATCATTGCTCAGGCTCCAAAAATGCTACCTCATACACCACAAATGCGCGTCAATATCGCAGAAGATCTTCATTGCCACGTTGATGACATCAATGTGAAAGCGACCACAACAGAAAAGCTTGGATTTGTCGGTAGAAAAGAAGGCATTGCCTGTGAAGCCGTTGTTTTACTAATGAAAGAGTCATTACCTGAATGA
- the ispD gene encoding 2-C-methyl-D-erythritol 4-phosphate cytidylyltransferase: MNITNSTLPIVAVIPAAGIGSRMQSVCPKQYLKIGGLTILEHTINALLKHPRITQIIVAISPNDSYFHTLPLAQDERIITVNGGGERADSVLSGLAYVTQHFPENTWALVHDAARPCLHFGDLDHLIKLIDENVMEPHFCGGILATPVRDTMKRSHQQDNHIEQTVERTTLWHALTPQFFPALLLKQNIENALSQKATITDEASAMEFAGYEPLLVKGRADNIKVTQPEDLALAEFFLSRQITSIRNT; the protein is encoded by the coding sequence ATGAATATAACAAACTCTACTCTTCCTATTGTTGCCGTTATTCCGGCAGCCGGTATCGGAAGTCGAATGCAATCAGTCTGTCCAAAACAATATTTGAAGATTGGCGGATTGACTATTCTTGAACATACCATTAATGCCTTATTGAAACACCCACGTATAACGCAAATTATCGTGGCGATCAGCCCTAATGACAGCTACTTTCACACTTTACCTTTAGCGCAAGATGAAAGAATAATAACGGTTAATGGTGGTGGCGAACGTGCTGACTCAGTATTGTCAGGTTTAGCGTATGTTACTCAACATTTTCCTGAAAACACATGGGCATTAGTTCACGATGCAGCAAGACCTTGCCTACATTTTGGCGATCTTGACCATTTAATTAAACTCATTGATGAAAACGTTATGGAACCTCACTTTTGTGGTGGCATTCTTGCGACACCTGTTCGCGATACAATGAAACGTAGTCATCAACAAGATAATCATATTGAACAAACAGTAGAAAGAACAACGCTATGGCATGCTTTAACGCCACAATTCTTTCCTGCATTGTTATTAAAACAAAATATAGAAAATGCACTCTCTCAAAAAGCAACGATCACTGATGAAGCCTCAGCGATGGAGTTTGCTGGATATGAACCTTTATTAGTTAAAGGTCGTGCAGATAATATCAAAGTTACTCAGCCAGAAGATTTAGCGCTTGCAGAGTTTTTCCTCTCACGCCAAATCACCAGTATAAGGAACACATAA
- the ftsB gene encoding cell division protein FtsB, producing the protein MGKLTVLLLILLGWLQYSLWLGKNGIHDYNKVTQEVESALAQNTQLKERNDRLFAEIDDLNGGQEALEERARSELGMIKPNETFFRIVSDKSQPRR; encoded by the coding sequence ATGGGGAAATTAACAGTCTTACTTCTGATTTTACTTGGCTGGCTACAATATTCATTGTGGTTAGGTAAAAATGGTATCCATGATTACAACAAAGTAACTCAAGAAGTTGAATCTGCATTGGCGCAAAATACGCAGTTAAAAGAGCGTAATGATCGTCTATTTGCAGAGATTGATGACCTCAATGGCGGGCAAGAAGCACTAGAAGAGCGTGCTCGTAGTGAATTAGGAATGATAAAGCCTAATGAGACATTTTTCCGTATTGTGAGCGATAAATCTCAACCACGTCGTTAA
- the cysC gene encoding adenylyl-sulfate kinase, with amino-acid sequence MVISNDIIWHPHKIGLNERESQQAHKGCVLWFTGLSGSGKSTLADALEQALYQHSQKHSLIHTYLLDGDNLRHGLCRDLGFSAEDRHENIRRVGEVAKLMVDAGLIVLTAFISPYQKDRQQVRGSFDQGRFIEIFVDTPLSICEARDPKGLYQKARRGEIKQFSGIDSPYEPPIDPELHLDGTLPINTLIQQILTYLRQKQIYC; translated from the coding sequence GTGGTGATAAGCAACGATATTATTTGGCATCCTCATAAAATTGGATTAAATGAACGCGAATCACAACAAGCACACAAAGGATGTGTGCTTTGGTTTACAGGTTTATCTGGCTCAGGTAAATCCACACTTGCCGATGCACTAGAACAAGCGCTTTATCAGCATTCACAAAAACATTCACTCATTCATACCTATCTATTGGATGGCGATAACTTACGTCATGGATTATGTCGTGATCTCGGATTTAGTGCTGAAGATAGGCACGAAAATATCCGCCGTGTGGGTGAAGTGGCTAAATTGATGGTAGATGCGGGACTGATTGTCTTAACGGCTTTTATCTCGCCTTACCAAAAAGACAGACAACAAGTTAGAGGAAGCTTTGATCAAGGAAGATTTATTGAGATCTTTGTTGATACACCACTTTCTATTTGTGAAGCCCGTGATCCGAAAGGGCTTTATCAAAAAGCAAGACGCGGTGAGATAAAGCAGTTCTCAGGTATTGATTCGCCTTATGAGCCGCCCATTGATCCTGAATTACATTTAGACGGCACACTTCCTATAAATACCCTTATCCAGCAGATCCTCACATACCTACGGCAAAAACAAATTTACTGTTAA